Sequence from the Macadamia integrifolia cultivar HAES 741 unplaced genomic scaffold, SCU_Mint_v3 scaffold837, whole genome shotgun sequence genome:
GTAGAACTCAACATTACCATCACTTAGGAGGGTCACAAGGATTTGATATACGAGCATGCTCAATCTTTTCCATTTGCAAGTTTTCTGTTTTCATAGTCATGATCTCATTTGTATGTTTTAGTGGTGTTTTGATACACACCAAATTCCAAACCAAGCACCTTGCTGCAGCCAAGGACCAATGAACAACTTCATGGAGTAACAGGTTTGCTATCGTAGGCCTCTCTCAGTTCAAGCAATTCTGGGCAATAACGTTTTGAAAGCACTTCTACTTGTTCTGCGAACGAGTTGCACCCATGCTTGCCTATGTGACTGACCATTTGGTCCCAACGTTTCCTACAAACATCTCCAGACCTGAAAAGGCATATATATGAGAATGAATACCCACTTCcctcaataataataataaaataataataataataacaaaagaacaacaaaaggCAAAATGGAAGACTTACCGCAATTACTGCTAAATGTTAGAAAATTAGTTTGGGTCAAGTCTCTTTATGGATTTATGCATGTTAGAATTCGGTTCCTGAATTGTATTTACGTT
This genomic interval carries:
- the LOC122070156 gene encoding uncharacterized protein LOC122070156 isoform X1 produces the protein MGWYGQLISPMVAEGLWQDADDFRLLIALYNLDASCVEDVDWDNLLDLRSGDVCRKRWDQMVSHIGKHGCNSFAEQVEVLSKRYCPELLELREAYDSKPVTP
- the LOC122070156 gene encoding uncharacterized protein LOC122070156 isoform X2, encoding MVAEGLWQDADDFRLLIALYNLDASCVEDVDWDNLLDLRSGDVCRKRWDQMVSHIGKHGCNSFAEQVEVLSKRYCPELLELREAYDSKPVTP